The stretch of DNA TAGCTTTAGCAAACGACTTAGGTGAAATAAAACGCCCAAAACGTAACGCATAATCTTCTTGTAAATGATCATAGCTAATCGTTTTAAGGCCAGCTTCCGTTGGTAATCCAATGCGGCCACCGATAAGATCCGTATTCACAATGATGCAAGCCAGTACATTCGCAACCAATCGTCGGCACTGAATGTTATTCACGCCTTCACCGCCCCACGCATTCAACGCAGGAAAACGATTTGGATGATCAATAAACTCTTCACAGGATTTTAAGATACGCGCGTATTCAGGTGGCAAGGTTTCCCATTTACCACTGCGCAGTAAACGACGAGAGCGAAACTCAAATTTAAAAGGGGTCTTAGGTTTCTTATCGTTTTCTTCTTCAACGACAGAGCGGTGAAGCGAGATCAGCTCTTGCTTACGCACTTTACGTTTAGCACGATACTCAGCGTCATACTCTTTTTTAGTTTGAAGTGTAAAATGAAGATCAGAAGGCTTCATGAGACACATCCTCAACATAATCACACAGAGCATAAGCTAAGGTATTACGATGATAGGAGTCGTGTCTGGATTTTCTCTGCTGCAAGATGCAGCTATAGGGTACATTTAGCATAATTAGATTCTCTACAGTTTAAGGGTTACCTAGGTGATTAATCCAGGTAATAGAAATAATCTATAGTAAAAGATCTAAAAGATCAACTGATTGTTTTTTAGCAAATTTTAGACACAAAAAAGCCGACCCTGTAGAGGAAGCCGGCTTTTTTGCAAATGCTATATTGTCTCGGAATCACCCTTAACACATTCTAATTCATAAAATACACTGCATAATAAACTTATGCAGGTAGCGTGCTATGCAATGCACTTTGAACTGTCTTTATTGTAGAAAACCAAGAGATGTTTTACAAGAGAAATTAGTGATTAATTAAAAAAAAGATAAAGTACTGTTTTTTTGATCAGCGTTCATTGACAAAATGGTTACAATTGATACAATCTTAATCAGTAATTAAATCGCCACTAGAACGAGCTGTAACTCGCTCTAGCAGCTAACCCAAAACCTACATAACCTAGGAATTGAACTATGAAAAATAGTACCTTTCTCGTGCGTGTTTGTCACGCTTTCTACAAACTGTTTTCCTCATTTGTGGTGACACGATTCAATTTAAATCCTACGACGACTCCCTATTCATTAAATAGGGAGTCATAAAATGAATGCTTTAAGCTCACCTCAAAGATGGAAGAAATTATTTCCAGAATTAACAGAAAAACAATTCCTTTGCCTTTTTTACTATTCCATTGGCTTTAACTCTAAGCGTATTGGTACATTAATGCATTGTGAGGCTCAAACGATACGTAATCAAATTCAGATTTTAAAACAAATATTTTATATCGATAAAGCCTCTGATTTAAGAGCAGTTTTATTATTAAGAATTTTCATGACTTAACCTAAGCCCTGATTGATGGGCGGTATATTTAATATCCTTTTAAAAACCCCCCATCTAGTAAAATATTTTGCCCTGTCATATGGGCAACCATCGGACCCACCAATGACTGGATTGCACTTACAACCTCATCGACAGTTGCATATTTTTTCATAGGAATATTACTAACCTCTTCTTTCATCATATCCTCAAAACTTACATTCCGCATTTCTGCTTTCGATTCAATTTTTTTGATATAAGCTTCCGTCATAACACCACCTAAAGATAATGTATTGATAGATATATTTTTCTCACCAAATGCCAATGCCATTGTCTTTGCTTGCCCTAACCATGCATTCCTTAAGCAATTATTACTTGCATAGTTAGTCAATGCTGATTTACTGCTCAATCCTGATATAAATAGGATTTTAGCGCCTTCATTCACACTATCACTTTCAAATAATTTTTTAAGTAAACTTAAAGGGTTAATAAAAAAGTTACTATACAATTCAGACCATTCTTCATTACTAGGAAATATTTTATTAGTTGCTGGTATTCTTGGTATTATAAATATGATCTTATCAATTTTATCTTCCGAACTAATCGTCTCAGCCGCACTATTGACACTCTCAACATTAAAAAAATCTAATTCAACTAACTTAGTTTTACACTCTAAAGAATCAGATAGATTTATTAATTTTTCTGTATTTCGTCCGGTCATTATTAAATGATCACACGAAAAAGCCTTTACAACTTCAGACCCTAAATGACTTGTCGCACAGGTGATTAATGTGGTTTTCATTGCCCCTCTCCTTTCACTTTTATTAAGAAATATTTTTTATAACTATTTCCTATAATCAAATCAATTTTTGTATTCTTTATTCTTATAGATATTGAGTTATTAGTAAGATTGGTTTTAATTATGTCTTGTTCCATCAAGAGCTCTTCATTTATGGATATAGATCTATTTACTCTAACTAAGTCAATTGTAGGAAAAGATTTTTCTAATTCAGTAAGTGAACACCTTAATGATGCTTGTTGTCCATTGCGATAAAATACATGGCAGTAGGGGTGATTGTAGGAGATGTAAACAACATCTTTATGAATAGCAAATGACCGTTTGTTTCTATTCATAATATTTGTAATATTTGTAATGTTTGTAATGTTTGTGGCTTTTTCTTGATTTTTATCCTTATCAATAATGACTTTGTTTTTAGATCTAGCTCTTAGACAAACAAAAAGTAACACTGAATAGCTAATTGCTAACAATATGAAAATAATGATATTACGATAAATTGTAGTGTTGGATGAGGCCATAAAATATGTAATCGTACCTAAATTGTCATTCCCAATACTTATAATAAATTCATTAGTTTTTATTTCTTTGTTTTTTGATGTCATTTTAGACATTGAATTTCCTGGACTACAAGAAGACCAAGCTTCAGATTCATTTGTTTTATCAGAAAAACTTTTAACATAAACAGAAATGCAAATATCTCTGTCTATATCATTCTGATAAAACTTTAGAATACGATTAACTCCTTCATCAATTGCATCAGTGTTAAACGTGTACACATCATCAAGAAATGACGGTGATTCAACCCATAAAGAAATCATTTGATTTATGCTTTTAACTGGTGAGTCTCTATCATTACTTAAGGCGATATTTGAAGTCATCAAATATACATTTAAGCTTATCGTCAAAAAAAACAAAAATATTGTGTAATGAGGTAACTTTATCATTAATTAATCACCTCAATTAATTTATTACCGTTTTCTGTAACTTGATACATATACATTGGTTTACGATTATATTTCCCCTCATTAAAAACAAGCACACCACCATCCATAACCGATTGATATTTAGATTCTTTCAATATGGATATTGTATCTTTTGCAGTGCTATTAGAGCTTAACTTGTCGATTCTATCCAGAACAAAATTAAGTAGATCATAGGAATAAGTCGTAAGAAAAGTATTTTTCTTACCCGAACAATATGCTTTTACATAAGATGTCACATTGTTTTTATTTACCCCTTTAACCACTCCATC from Aliivibrio salmonicida LFI1238 encodes:
- a CDS encoding SDR family oxidoreductase; the protein is MKTTLITCATSHLGSEVVKAFSCDHLIMTGRNTEKLINLSDSLECKTKLVELDFFNVESVNSAAETISSEDKIDKIIFIIPRIPATNKIFPSNEEWSELYSNFFINPLSLLKKLFESDSVNEGAKILFISGLSSKSALTNYASNNCLRNAWLGQAKTMALAFGEKNISINTLSLGGVMTEAYIKKIESKAEMRNVSFEDMMKEEVSNIPMKKYATVDEVVSAIQSLVGPMVAHMTGQNILLDGGFLKGY
- a CDS encoding LytTR family transcriptional regulator DNA-binding domain-containing protein, whose amino-acid sequence is MTSNIALSNDRDSPVKSINQMISLWVESPSFLDDVYTFNTDAIDEGVNRILKFYQNDIDRDICISVYVKSFSDKTNESEAWSSCSPGNSMSKMTSKNKEIKTNEFIISIGNDNLGTITYFMASSNTTIYRNIIIFILLAISYSVLLFVCLRARSKNKVIIDKDKNQEKATNITNITNITNIMNRNKRSFAIHKDVVYISYNHPYCHVFYRNGQQASLRCSLTELEKSFPTIDLVRVNRSISINEELLMEQDIIKTNLTNNSISIRIKNTKIDLIIGNSYKKYFLIKVKGEGQ